A stretch of DNA from Candidatus Poribacteria bacterium:
GCTGTCGAAGAAGGCTTCACGGCACTCAAGTTTGATCCGGTGGTCGGAAACTTCCAAGACATGACAGTTGATCGACTCGTCAAGACTGCCCGCGACATCGTCGCAGCGGCGCGTGAAGGCGGTGGACCCGATCTTGACCTGATCGTTGAGGTACATCGGAAACTGACACCGATGAACGGCATCGTCTTAGAATCCGCACTGGCACCGTTTAACCTCTATTTCATCGAAGACCCAATTCAGATAGATACGATTACAACGCAAGCGGAATTAGCAAAACGGATGACAACCCCGCTCGCCATCGGCGAACGCAATGTCAGCATCTGGGAATTCCGTGAACTTCTTGAAGCAGGTGGACCGCAATACGTGCGTCCCGACCTCGGTTTAGCAGGCGGTATAACACATTGCAAGAAAATCGCGGCACTTGCTGAAGCGTATCACAGCGCGGTTGTCACACACAACTTCCTCGGCCCGCTCATTACCGCAGCATCGCTTCACTTAGATGCAAGTATCCCGAACTTCATCACACAAGAATACACGAAAGGTGATGAATCCGACGATTTCGCCGTTTATAAAGTGGCG
This window harbors:
- a CDS encoding mandelate racemase/muconate lactonizing enzyme family protein gives rise to the protein MKIDKIESFFIRNGYVIRIHTDTGISGVGQTACWGYPEAVDSIINTFKKHLIGQNPLRIEHHWQYLYRMGPFRGTALSGAISAVDIALWDIKGKYFGVPIWELLGGNCRDKIRLHLLGGGSTPETMYDAAKAAVEEGFTALKFDPVVGNFQDMTVDRLVKTARDIVAAAREGGGPDLDLIVEVHRKLTPMNGIVLESALAPFNLYFIEDPIQIDTITTQAELAKRMTTPLAIGERNVSIWEFRELLEAGGPQYVRPDLGLAGGITHCKKIAALAEAYHSAVVTHNFLGPLITAASLHLDASIPNFITQEYTKGDESDDFAVYKVAYQREGGYIPIPEAPGLGIELDDSLIEKNPYQPMNTGTTPLREDGSVAYAV